A window of Streptomyces sp. SAI-127 contains these coding sequences:
- a CDS encoding transposase, with amino-acid sequence MTPATNHRPLNEKPKVSDYGGSVAKHCGLETLDEIIGDHAPAADGEHLKEFCSQIFRHLSRVDQRRCAHAYLEALLATPGKKSIQRLARTVSASPAAAQSLRQFVNASPWSWEPAMHELAAWAEGHGPVNAWSIGRAFLPKCGERSVGVHRHYDPFSNRTLNCQVGYGAFLNIGAAYIPVAWELSLPGPWNDSPKLRQRSRVPDTERYRPPWAHVLGLVDTLAVRRKPAPIVADLDDEQDVGLLVDGLTQRGHTFVIAVPRNMPVTVDERLGTHRMRRAATQLASLGGPLKTLALATRGGGRRLAHILSVPVHLQGTKSGAAPDRPYQLFTEMRADNRPGPVWLTNLPHQGLPIAVNLASHAAGPAVAVTAMAQWFGLLDFEGRSFPGWHHHMCLVSSAYAYRRLGRSSGQKLHVPTPCRETTPAPCRIQ; translated from the coding sequence GTGACTCCCGCGACCAACCACCGCCCGCTCAATGAGAAGCCGAAAGTTTCAGATTACGGGGGAAGTGTGGCGAAACACTGCGGACTTGAAACACTCGACGAAATCATCGGTGACCACGCACCAGCGGCTGATGGTGAGCACCTCAAAGAGTTCTGCTCACAGATCTTCCGTCACCTTTCGCGGGTCGACCAGCGCCGCTGCGCGCACGCCTACCTGGAGGCTCTTCTCGCCACTCCTGGTAAGAAGTCCATCCAGCGCCTGGCCCGCACAGTTTCCGCCTCCCCTGCAGCAGCCCAGTCATTGCGTCAGTTCGTCAACGCCAGCCCCTGGAGTTGGGAACCGGCCATGCACGAACTCGCCGCTTGGGCCGAAGGGCACGGCCCGGTCAACGCCTGGTCCATCGGTCGTGCCTTCCTGCCCAAGTGCGGGGAGCGCTCGGTCGGGGTGCACCGCCACTACGACCCATTCTCCAACCGCACCCTCAACTGCCAAGTGGGTTACGGGGCATTCCTGAACATCGGCGCCGCGTACATACCCGTGGCATGGGAGCTGTCGCTGCCCGGGCCATGGAACGACAGTCCCAAACTGCGTCAACGCTCCCGCGTTCCGGACACCGAACGCTATCGTCCGCCATGGGCCCACGTCCTCGGTCTGGTGGACACCCTAGCGGTCCGTCGGAAACCCGCGCCCATAGTGGCGGACCTGGACGACGAGCAGGACGTAGGACTTCTCGTCGACGGCCTCACCCAACGCGGTCACACCTTCGTCATCGCTGTGCCGCGCAATATGCCGGTGACCGTGGACGAGCGCCTCGGCACCCACCGAATGCGGCGCGCCGCAACGCAACTCGCTTCCCTGGGCGGTCCGTTGAAGACGCTGGCCCTCGCCACGCGGGGCGGCGGACGCCGCCTTGCCCACATCCTGTCCGTGCCGGTGCACCTGCAGGGGACGAAGTCCGGTGCAGCCCCGGACCGGCCGTATCAGCTCTTCACCGAGATGCGGGCGGACAACCGCCCCGGTCCTGTCTGGCTCACCAATCTTCCGCACCAGGGTCTGCCGATCGCCGTCAACCTGGCATCGCATGCGGCCGGCCCTGCGGTCGCCGTGACTGCAATGGCCCAGTGGTTCGGATTACTGGACTTCGAGGGACGCTCGTTTCCCGGCTGGCACCATCACATGTGCCTGGTCTCTTCCGCGTACGCCTACAGACGCCTCGGCCGATCGTCAGGTCAAAAACTCCACGTGCCCACCCCATGCCGGGAAACCACACCCGCCCCCTGCAGGATTCAGTAG
- a CDS encoding FMN-binding negative transcriptional regulator: MFVPCQYRQPNGTWMADLIRKNPLALLTTNGTDHREPFATHLPVIPDPRMTGEWAADLSGGLLLGHMNVQNPHWSALRDGDPVLLVFTGPHAYVSPTVYEKAPAAPTWNFTSVHVHGVAEKIKRTEETLDVVQSTVRTFEAEFGTDWDMADSVDYFRKILPGVGAFRVTVSGADGMFKLSQEQEPQIRERVRQSFADSSRGIHRETADYMGRLP, from the coding sequence ATGTTCGTTCCCTGCCAATATCGCCAACCGAACGGTACCTGGATGGCTGACCTGATCCGCAAAAATCCGTTGGCGTTGCTGACGACCAATGGCACAGACCATCGGGAGCCGTTCGCCACACACTTGCCCGTAATTCCGGATCCCCGGATGACCGGGGAGTGGGCCGCCGACCTGTCAGGCGGCCTCCTGCTCGGACACATGAACGTTCAGAACCCCCATTGGTCAGCGCTCAGGGACGGTGACCCGGTCCTGCTGGTCTTCACCGGTCCGCACGCCTACGTCTCGCCGACGGTGTACGAGAAGGCCCCCGCTGCTCCCACCTGGAACTTCACTTCTGTTCACGTGCACGGCGTGGCCGAGAAAATCAAACGCACCGAAGAGACCTTGGACGTCGTACAGTCCACGGTCCGCACCTTCGAGGCTGAATTCGGCACCGACTGGGACATGGCGGACTCCGTCGACTACTTCCGCAAAATTCTCCCTGGCGTGGGCGCATTTCGCGTCACAGTGTCCGGAGCGGACGGCATGTTCAAACTCAGCCAGGAACAGGAGCCCCAGATCCGCGAGCGAGTGCGACAGTCGTTCGCCGACAGTTCGCGCGGCATCCACCGGGAAACCGCGGATTACATGGGCCGACTGCCGTAG
- a CDS encoding MFS transporter, with product MTTTYDRGAPASGKTDLGRRGSHAVRWWVLVVLGVAQLMVTLDATVVNIALPAAQHDLGFSDGSRQWVITGYALAFGSLLLLGGRLGDLFGRRTTFVIGLIGFAAASVAGGAAGSFEILVAARVAQGLFAALLAPAALSLLSVTFTRPSERAKAFGIFSALSGAGGAVGLLLGGMLTEWASWRWVMYVNVVFAAVALVGALLLLAKPAVTERPKLDIPGTVVVSAALFAVVYGFAHVESTSWTNPVTLGSMIVGVVLLAVFVWLESRVAHPLLPLRLVLDRTRGGSFLAVFVVGMGMFSIFLFLTYYLEASIGYSPIKTGLAFLPMVGGIVAAATTAPSLLLPRVGPKIVVSASFLVAATGMALLNRLALDSGYVADIMPGMILLGLGLGGVMTTAFQGATAGVHHEDTGVASALINTSQQVGGSISTALLTTVASSAATDYLTSHKPGALTVAQAGVEGYTATLAWGAGFFVVGAVLAAFLVPNAPLAPSEGEPVIAH from the coding sequence ATGACCACCACCTACGACCGTGGGGCGCCCGCCTCCGGGAAAACAGACCTTGGCCGCCGCGGCTCACACGCCGTGCGCTGGTGGGTGCTCGTCGTGCTGGGCGTGGCACAGCTCATGGTCACGCTCGACGCGACCGTCGTGAACATCGCGCTGCCCGCCGCGCAGCATGACCTCGGTTTCAGCGACGGCAGCCGGCAGTGGGTCATCACGGGTTACGCCCTGGCGTTCGGCAGCCTGCTCCTCCTCGGCGGCCGACTCGGTGACCTGTTCGGCCGGCGTACCACCTTCGTCATCGGCCTGATCGGTTTCGCGGCCGCTTCCGTCGCCGGCGGGGCGGCCGGCAGCTTCGAAATCCTTGTCGCGGCACGTGTGGCCCAGGGACTCTTCGCCGCGCTGCTCGCACCCGCGGCCCTCTCACTGCTCAGCGTGACCTTCACCCGACCGTCCGAGAGGGCGAAGGCTTTCGGCATCTTCAGCGCGCTGTCCGGTGCGGGCGGCGCGGTCGGGCTGCTGCTCGGCGGCATGCTCACCGAATGGGCGTCGTGGCGCTGGGTGATGTACGTGAACGTCGTCTTCGCGGCGGTCGCGCTGGTCGGCGCGCTGCTGCTGCTGGCCAAGCCCGCGGTCACCGAGCGGCCCAAGCTCGATATTCCGGGCACCGTCGTGGTGAGCGCCGCGCTGTTCGCCGTCGTCTACGGGTTCGCGCACGTCGAATCCACCAGTTGGACCAACCCGGTCACCCTCGGCTCCATGATCGTCGGCGTGGTGCTGCTCGCCGTGTTCGTGTGGCTGGAGTCCCGGGTCGCGCATCCGCTGCTGCCGCTGCGTCTCGTGCTGGACCGGACCCGGGGCGGTTCCTTCCTGGCCGTGTTCGTCGTGGGCATGGGGATGTTTTCGATCTTCCTGTTCCTGACCTATTACCTGGAGGCAAGCATCGGCTACTCGCCGATCAAGACCGGTCTGGCGTTCCTGCCGATGGTCGGGGGAATCGTTGCCGCGGCGACCACGGCGCCTTCGCTGCTGCTGCCCAGGGTCGGTCCGAAGATCGTGGTCTCCGCCAGCTTCCTGGTCGCCGCGACCGGTATGGCCCTGCTGAACCGGCTCGCCCTGGACAGCGGCTACGTCGCCGACATCATGCCCGGCATGATCCTGCTGGGTCTCGGCCTCGGCGGGGTGATGACCACCGCGTTCCAGGGTGCGACGGCAGGTGTGCACCACGAGGACACGGGCGTCGCCTCGGCGCTGATCAACACCAGCCAGCAGGTGGGCGGCTCGATCAGCACGGCCCTGCTGACCACCGTCGCCTCATCGGCCGCGACCGACTATCTGACCTCGCACAAGCCCGGCGCGCTGACCGTGGCGCAGGCCGGGGTCGAGGGCTACACGGCCACCCTGGCGTGGGGCGCCGGGTTCTTCGTGGTCGGTGCGGTGCTCGCAGCGTTCCTGGTACCGAACGCACCCCTGGCACCGTCGGAAGGCGAGCCCGTCATCGCCCACTGA
- a CDS encoding cation:proton antiporter has translation MNISRVFLVTGRVLILDVNLAAARSGDAVTGDMLAGLAVILAAAFVFARLARSVRQPAVMGEIVAGLALGPSLLGLLPGNLTEDLFPSDTRPILQALSQLGLVLFMFGIGYELDFRRLRGAGRQVTVVSLSSVALPFALGAGLAVLLYPWYDKSQLSTEGVLAPALFLGAAMSITAFPVLARIISEGGLQRSRIGALSLACAAIQDFLAWCVLAVIVVIATASGPSPLVRMVLESGMFLICLVYIVRPGLRWLLAPQRRWAAGGALIHALLVTGVLLSAWATNEIGLHAVFGAFAFGAAVPREHIEAQAPQVAERIEQTSLFLLPVFFTVTGLSVDLGGLGGHGVIMTVAVIVVACVGKFAGAATSARLTGASGRESMALGVLLNARGLTELVILNVGLGLGVLDDRVFSAMVVMALVTSLMTGPLLQRLRLESKSLPAPIPQPSVEKGV, from the coding sequence GTGAATATATCTCGCGTTTTTTTAGTGACGGGAAGGGTGTTGATATTGGATGTCAATTTGGCCGCCGCCCGCTCCGGCGACGCTGTGACTGGCGACATGCTCGCCGGGCTGGCCGTGATTCTCGCCGCGGCATTCGTGTTCGCCCGGCTGGCCAGAAGCGTTCGCCAGCCGGCGGTCATGGGAGAGATCGTCGCCGGTCTGGCGCTGGGGCCGAGCCTGCTGGGCCTCCTGCCGGGCAACCTCACCGAAGACCTGTTCCCGTCAGACACACGGCCGATCCTCCAGGCCCTGTCGCAACTCGGGCTCGTGCTCTTCATGTTCGGCATCGGTTACGAGCTGGACTTTCGCCGGCTGCGAGGCGCCGGCCGCCAGGTCACCGTGGTGTCCCTCAGTTCTGTGGCGCTGCCGTTCGCACTGGGTGCGGGACTCGCCGTGCTCCTGTACCCCTGGTACGACAAGTCGCAGCTGAGCACCGAGGGCGTGTTGGCCCCGGCGCTCTTCCTCGGGGCGGCTATGTCGATCACCGCCTTCCCGGTGCTGGCCCGGATCATCTCCGAAGGGGGCCTGCAGCGCAGCCGTATCGGTGCCCTGTCACTGGCCTGCGCTGCCATCCAGGACTTCCTCGCCTGGTGCGTACTCGCCGTCATCGTCGTCATCGCGACTGCGAGCGGCCCCTCTCCTTTGGTGCGGATGGTGCTGGAATCGGGCATGTTTTTGATCTGCCTGGTCTACATCGTGCGTCCGGGACTGCGCTGGCTGCTGGCCCCGCAGCGACGGTGGGCGGCGGGCGGCGCCCTCATCCACGCCCTCCTCGTCACCGGGGTCCTGCTGTCAGCCTGGGCGACCAACGAGATCGGACTGCACGCCGTGTTCGGTGCCTTCGCCTTCGGTGCCGCGGTGCCACGCGAGCACATCGAGGCACAGGCCCCGCAGGTCGCCGAACGCATCGAACAGACCAGTCTCTTCCTGCTGCCGGTCTTCTTCACCGTGACCGGGCTGTCGGTGGATCTGGGTGGCCTCGGCGGGCACGGCGTCATCATGACCGTCGCCGTCATCGTGGTGGCCTGTGTGGGCAAGTTCGCCGGAGCCGCCACATCGGCCCGGCTGACGGGAGCGTCGGGACGGGAATCGATGGCGCTCGGCGTCCTTCTCAACGCCCGCGGTCTGACGGAACTGGTCATTCTGAACGTGGGCCTCGGCCTGGGGGTGCTGGACGACCGCGTGTTCAG
- a CDS encoding M24 family metallopeptidase translates to MADDEPTRAARLLDAQAKAVRLFAEIEERGLVAPGEGERAVSDRIRDLANELFGTTRHWHKRIVRSGPNTLEPYRENPPDRVIGTDDIVFADFGPIFEEYEADFGRTFVLGDDPVKHRLRDDLPKIFAEGRSRFEADPDITGARLYAEIEGLAAKSGWELGGWHAGHLVGEFPHEWIDGADVESYIAPANGTPLRRTDKAGRRCHWILEIHLVDTERRFGGFHEELLTL, encoded by the coding sequence ATGGCGGACGACGAACCCACGCGCGCAGCGAGGCTGCTGGACGCTCAGGCGAAGGCCGTTCGGCTCTTCGCGGAGATCGAGGAGCGCGGGCTGGTGGCGCCGGGGGAGGGGGAGCGGGCGGTCAGCGACCGGATCCGGGATCTGGCGAACGAGCTGTTCGGCACCACGCGGCACTGGCACAAGCGGATCGTGCGCTCCGGGCCGAACACGCTCGAGCCGTACCGGGAGAACCCGCCGGACCGGGTGATCGGCACGGACGACATCGTCTTCGCCGACTTCGGCCCGATCTTCGAGGAGTACGAGGCCGACTTCGGCCGGACCTTCGTCCTCGGCGACGACCCGGTCAAGCACCGCCTCCGCGACGACCTGCCGAAGATCTTCGCCGAGGGCCGGAGCCGCTTCGAGGCCGATCCGGACATCACCGGCGCGCGGCTGTACGCCGAGATCGAGGGGCTGGCCGCCAAGTCCGGCTGGGAACTGGGCGGTTGGCATGCGGGCCACCTGGTCGGTGAGTTCCCGCACGAGTGGATCGACGGCGCCGACGTGGAGTCGTACATCGCGCCCGCCAACGGCACCCCACTGCGCCGTACGGACAAAGCCGGACGCCGATGCCACTGGATCCTGGAGATCCATCTCGTCGACACGGAACGGCGGTTCGGCGGCTTCCACGAGGAACTGCTCACCCTCTGA
- a CDS encoding TetR/AcrR family transcriptional regulator: MTTEAKSSSRERLLEAAARLTYRDGVGIGVDALCKAAKVSKRSMYQLFESKDELLAASLEERAAAFVAGLLPAADDGRPPRERILHVFEQLESQAGAPEFLGCRYLTVQVELKDQSHPASRVAHRIKANLTGFFRSEAEQGGASDPDLLARQLILVFDGASARAGIQADNLTGLIAPTVTTLLDTAGVR; the protein is encoded by the coding sequence ATGACCACCGAGGCGAAGTCAAGTTCAAGGGAGCGGCTGCTGGAGGCGGCGGCCAGGCTCACCTACCGGGATGGGGTCGGCATCGGTGTCGATGCGCTGTGCAAGGCGGCGAAGGTGTCGAAGCGTTCCATGTACCAGCTGTTCGAGAGCAAGGACGAACTGCTGGCAGCGAGCCTGGAGGAACGCGCCGCCGCCTTCGTCGCCGGGCTCCTGCCCGCGGCGGACGACGGCCGTCCACCCCGCGAGCGGATCCTGCACGTCTTCGAGCAGTTGGAGTCGCAGGCCGGCGCCCCCGAGTTCCTGGGCTGCCGGTATCTGACCGTTCAGGTCGAGCTCAAGGACCAGAGCCACCCTGCGAGCCGGGTGGCCCACCGGATCAAGGCGAACCTGACCGGGTTCTTCCGTTCCGAGGCCGAACAGGGTGGCGCGAGCGATCCCGATCTGCTGGCCCGGCAGCTGATCCTGGTCTTCGACGGCGCCAGCGCCCGCGCGGGGATCCAGGCCGACAACCTGACGGGGCTCATCGCACCCACGGTGACGACCCTGCTCGATACGGCAGGAGTGCGCTGA
- a CDS encoding acetyl-CoA synthetase, which produces MSCVSGRAEVLVSPGDAVVQRLCLRPGAVVSLVLEPRTDDRRWTAVLSSAPAFVLASGWRVDADGTARASLRCAGTRGGTAAITARAKAPDVAGAARVAFTLHVDVLPYPKQG; this is translated from the coding sequence GTGAGCTGTGTCTCCGGACGCGCTGAGGTCCTCGTCAGCCCCGGTGACGCGGTCGTCCAGCGGCTGTGCCTGCGGCCGGGAGCCGTCGTGTCCCTGGTGCTGGAGCCCCGGACGGACGACAGGCGTTGGACGGCCGTGCTCAGTTCCGCGCCGGCCTTCGTCCTGGCGTCCGGATGGCGGGTGGACGCGGACGGCACGGCCCGCGCATCGCTGCGGTGCGCGGGCACCCGGGGCGGTACGGCCGCGATCACCGCGCGGGCGAAGGCCCCGGACGTGGCGGGCGCGGCGCGGGTCGCCTTCACCCTGCATGTCGACGTGCTGCCGTACCCGAAGCAGGGGTGA
- a CDS encoding helix-turn-helix transcriptional regulator — MQSYTIGQAARLLGVSPDTARRWADAGRVATHRDETGRRLIDGKDLAAFSVELAKSGGDEETSYTSVRNAFPGIVTAVKLGDVAAQVEIQAGPHRLVSLLTREAVEELGLEVGVEATARVKSTNVHIDRA, encoded by the coding sequence ATGCAGTCCTACACGATCGGCCAGGCGGCGCGTCTGCTCGGAGTGAGCCCGGACACCGCGCGGCGGTGGGCGGACGCCGGCCGGGTGGCCACCCATCGGGACGAGACCGGGCGACGCCTCATCGACGGGAAGGACCTGGCCGCGTTCTCGGTGGAGTTGGCCAAGAGCGGCGGCGACGAGGAGACCTCGTACACCTCGGTCCGCAATGCCTTTCCCGGCATCGTCACGGCCGTGAAGCTGGGCGATGTCGCGGCCCAGGTGGAGATCCAGGCAGGCCCGCACCGGCTGGTGTCACTGCTGACGCGGGAGGCCGTGGAGGAACTCGGCCTGGAGGTCGGGGTGGAGGCCACGGCCCGCGTGAAGTCGACGAACGTGCACATCGACCGCGCCTGA
- a CDS encoding LmbU family transcriptional regulator — translation MSAVRNMTSPGVALSARASASGRGNSRSAHTAPQGNEVLTTRVGLQIPSGLNFETWERAGRTLAGVVDSSAWWLGDWLVYGKDNYADRYERGIRSAGLKYQTLRNYAWVARRFEFGRRRARLSFQHHAEVASLTVDEQEYWLNSAEQRNWTTKQLRKAIQGSREKEVSGKEQSNATRRLEVPGNRFRRWHEAAEHSGIELEKWVLTTLDRAAERALEDLEALADRPEAEV, via the coding sequence ATGAGTGCTGTCCGTAACATGACCTCGCCCGGTGTCGCCCTGTCCGCGAGAGCCTCGGCGTCAGGACGCGGAAACTCGAGATCGGCGCACACCGCGCCGCAGGGAAACGAGGTATTGACTACACGAGTCGGTCTGCAGATACCGTCCGGCCTGAATTTTGAAACCTGGGAGCGGGCCGGCCGCACCCTAGCCGGCGTTGTGGACTCGTCCGCTTGGTGGCTGGGCGACTGGCTCGTTTACGGGAAGGACAACTACGCGGACCGGTACGAACGGGGCATTCGATCGGCCGGGCTGAAATACCAGACACTGCGCAACTATGCGTGGGTCGCCCGCCGTTTCGAGTTCGGTCGTCGGCGCGCCAGGCTGAGCTTCCAGCATCACGCCGAGGTGGCTTCACTGACGGTGGATGAACAGGAGTATTGGCTCAACAGCGCGGAGCAGCGGAACTGGACCACCAAGCAGTTACGCAAGGCCATCCAAGGCTCGCGCGAGAAAGAGGTGAGTGGTAAGGAACAATCCAACGCCACTCGCCGCCTAGAGGTTCCCGGCAATCGTTTCCGACGATGGCATGAAGCGGCGGAGCATTCCGGCATCGAACTCGAGAAATGGGTCCTGACGACGCTCGACCGCGCGGCTGAACGGGCGCTGGAGGATCTTGAAGCGCTGGCGGACCGGCCTGAGGCCGAAGTCTGA
- a CDS encoding glycosyl hydrolase, producing MSVPTRKRRWLTTWAITASAALVAIPASAASGQSSSPFGARALAQLAAERADSVGAMSPKAKAEDGDGDGDDGNEADEIAEGADQYAEARTSPGVVAPGAYGAAWSSLTKLPSSGGSWRNVTDLPYNSDDPRYRDIDSNSSGGSGNVTGRMAAIASDDDGYVYAGSAGGGVWRSRSGGGHWQPISDRLPAQSTGALALDGTGRLWLGTGEATTNADAYLGSGVYVLSHPHQGTFSTRSRVGGDELESTTIHELRFGGGKVWAATSEGVWSHSTKTLKGAWKLEFAPNPDYLPGRSEADDPDAPYKNIANDIAIDPKDPSKVVLAVGWRSGDDYNGFYTKGAGGAWTRITSGLGDLPADADDVGNVTFARSADGSRYYAIDQSPEQLNTNPDSGLEGIYVSKSGSPTGPWTKIADYQGLAADGSALTTSGYMPGVQAWYNQFLTVDPANAEHVYAGLEEVYETKDGGSTWSTVGPYWNFSFPCWNIDPAKQTGDCSQTTHSDQHGVAIGSYHGKSFVYVGNDGGVYKRPVNGSQDSSGHATDWTSLNDGTIDTLQYYSVGIGKDLDHGGVSVTGGLQDNGQSVLRSNDKVMGSNFGGDGGDTLTDPANGCNMAEEYVYLSIQVTQNCAVNDGSWIDDAAKATSYNVAPADNATGEARFIAPLAADAKNPSTWIAGGRHVWVQTHGYAIRSGSEWTSLYDLGEGRTATAVATSGGKVYAAWCGPCNNQGFARGISVGNTDGTGWHDIALPATGADGTVPNRYLSGFAVDPKNADHVYLTVNGFSRQWTEGPGAGVGHVFESKDGGTTWKDISKNLPDVPADSAVVTPNGGLAVGTDLGVVYRAPGRTTWQRVGNLPAVAVLQVKLSPDGSTLYAATHGRGIYAIKVRDCG from the coding sequence GTGTCAGTACCGACCCGTAAGAGACGATGGCTCACGACCTGGGCCATCACCGCATCCGCCGCACTCGTCGCGATACCCGCAAGCGCCGCGTCCGGCCAGAGCAGCAGCCCCTTCGGCGCCCGCGCGCTCGCTCAACTCGCCGCCGAACGCGCGGACTCGGTGGGCGCCATGAGCCCCAAGGCGAAGGCCGAGGACGGCGACGGTGACGGCGACGACGGCAACGAGGCCGACGAGATAGCCGAGGGCGCGGACCAGTACGCCGAGGCGCGCACCTCCCCCGGCGTCGTCGCGCCGGGCGCCTACGGTGCCGCCTGGTCCAGCCTGACCAAACTGCCGAGCAGCGGCGGCAGTTGGCGCAACGTCACCGACCTGCCGTACAACTCCGACGACCCCCGCTACCGCGACATCGACTCCAACTCAAGCGGCGGCTCCGGCAACGTCACCGGCCGGATGGCCGCGATCGCCTCCGACGACGACGGGTACGTGTACGCGGGCAGTGCGGGCGGCGGCGTGTGGCGGTCCCGGTCCGGCGGTGGACACTGGCAGCCGATCAGCGACCGGCTGCCCGCACAGTCCACCGGAGCGCTCGCGCTCGACGGGACCGGCCGCCTGTGGCTGGGCACCGGCGAGGCGACGACCAACGCGGACGCCTACCTCGGCAGCGGTGTCTACGTCCTGTCCCACCCGCACCAAGGCACCTTCTCCACCCGCAGCCGGGTCGGCGGCGACGAACTGGAGTCCACCACCATCCACGAGCTGCGCTTCGGCGGCGGCAAGGTGTGGGCGGCGACCAGCGAGGGCGTGTGGAGCCACTCCACGAAGACGCTGAAGGGCGCCTGGAAGCTGGAGTTCGCGCCCAACCCCGATTATCTGCCCGGCCGTTCGGAGGCCGACGACCCCGACGCCCCGTACAAGAACATCGCCAACGACATCGCGATCGACCCGAAGGACCCGAGCAAGGTCGTTCTTGCGGTGGGCTGGCGCAGCGGTGACGACTACAACGGCTTCTACACCAAGGGCGCGGGCGGCGCCTGGACACGGATCACCAGCGGCCTGGGCGACCTGCCCGCCGACGCGGACGACGTCGGCAACGTCACCTTCGCCCGCTCCGCCGACGGCTCCCGCTACTACGCCATCGACCAGTCACCGGAGCAGCTGAACACCAACCCGGACAGCGGCCTGGAGGGCATCTACGTCTCCAAGTCCGGCTCCCCCACGGGCCCTTGGACGAAGATCGCCGACTATCAGGGCCTGGCCGCCGACGGCTCCGCGCTGACCACCAGCGGCTACATGCCGGGCGTGCAGGCCTGGTACAACCAGTTCCTGACGGTCGACCCGGCGAACGCGGAGCACGTGTACGCGGGTCTGGAGGAGGTCTACGAGACCAAGGACGGCGGCAGCACCTGGTCGACCGTGGGCCCGTACTGGAACTTCTCCTTCCCCTGCTGGAACATCGACCCGGCCAAGCAGACCGGTGACTGCAGCCAGACCACCCACTCCGACCAGCACGGCGTGGCGATCGGCAGCTACCACGGCAAGAGCTTCGTGTACGTCGGCAACGACGGCGGCGTCTACAAGCGGCCGGTCAACGGCTCCCAGGACTCCTCCGGGCACGCCACCGACTGGACCTCGCTGAACGACGGCACCATCGACACCCTGCAGTACTACTCGGTGGGCATCGGCAAGGACCTGGACCACGGCGGCGTCTCCGTCACCGGCGGCCTGCAGGACAACGGCCAGTCCGTCCTGCGCAGCAACGACAAGGTGATGGGCTCCAACTTCGGCGGGGACGGCGGCGACACGCTCACCGACCCGGCCAACGGGTGCAACATGGCCGAGGAGTACGTCTACCTCTCCATCCAGGTGACCCAGAACTGTGCCGTCAACGACGGGAGTTGGATCGACGACGCCGCCAAGGCCACGTCGTACAACGTCGCCCCGGCGGACAACGCAACCGGCGAGGCCCGCTTCATCGCCCCGCTCGCGGCCGACGCCAAGAACCCCTCGACCTGGATCGCGGGCGGCCGTCACGTGTGGGTGCAGACCCACGGCTACGCCATCCGCAGCGGCAGCGAGTGGACCAGCCTGTACGACCTCGGCGAAGGCCGCACCGCGACCGCCGTCGCCACCTCCGGCGGCAAGGTCTACGCGGCCTGGTGCGGGCCCTGCAACAACCAGGGCTTCGCCCGCGGAATCTCCGTCGGCAACACGGACGGCACCGGCTGGCACGACATCGCCCTGCCGGCCACCGGCGCGGACGGGACCGTACCCAACCGCTACCTCAGCGGCTTCGCCGTCGACCCGAAGAACGCCGACCACGTCTACCTCACGGTCAACGGCTTCTCCCGGCAGTGGACCGAGGGGCCGGGCGCGGGCGTGGGTCACGTCTTCGAGTCCAAGGACGGCGGTACCACCTGGAAGGACATCTCGAAGAACCTCCCCGACGTGCCGGCCGACTCCGCGGTCGTCACACCGAACGGTGGTCTCGCCGTGGGCACCGACCTCGGTGTCGTCTACCGGGCGCCGGGACGTACGACCTGGCAGCGCGTCGGCAACCTCCCGGCGGTCGCCGTGCTCCAGGTGAAGCTGAGCCCCGACGGCAGCACGCTGTACGCGGCCACCCACGGCCGCGGCATCTACGCGATCAAGGTGCGCGACTGCGGCTGA